A part of Carettochelys insculpta isolate YL-2023 chromosome 1, ASM3395843v1, whole genome shotgun sequence genomic DNA contains:
- the LOC142002217 gene encoding olfactory receptor 52B2-like — MSHSNSSVFTNPSTFILQGIPGLDAAHVWISIPFSVIYAIAILGNFTILFIVKMESSLHEPMYYFLCMLAVTDLVLTTSAVPKMLIIFWFKFREIDFNDCLIQMFFIHCFTLIESGIIAAMALDRYVAICHPLRYSTILTHCLMAKIGLAVVLRSGVLILPYPFLVRQWPYCRTNVVSEPYCVHIAVVKLACADTHVNSYYGLAVLFCAVGLDVIFIAISYMQIIRAIFRLSTKDVRLKTFLTCGSHICSIVIFYIPSLFSSLMYRFGQNFPMHVHVLIGSLYLLVPPMLNPIIYGVRTKQIRDRLLHLFTHK, encoded by the coding sequence ATGTCACATTCCAACTCATCGGTCTTCACCAACCCCTCTACCTTCATCCTGCAGGGAATTCCTGGCCTGGATGCAGCCCACGTCTGGATATCCATCCCCTTCTCTGTCATCTATGCCATAGCCATCTTGGGGAACTTCACCATCCTGTTCATTGTGAAGATGGAGtcgagcctccatgagcccatgtactatttcctctgcatgctggctgtcacTGATCTGGTCCTGACCACGTCTGCTGTGCCGAAAATGCTGATCATTTTCTGGTTTAAGTTCAGGGAGATAGACTTCAATGACTGCCTCATCCAGATGTTCTTCATCCACTGCTTTACTTTAATTGAGTCAGGAATAATTGCAGCCATGGCTTTGGATCGTtatgtggccatctgccatcctTTAAGGTATTCCACCATCCTGACACATTGTTTGATGGCCAAGATTGGCCTGGCCGTGGTGCTGCGCAGTGGTGTGCTTATTCTGCCCTATCCCTTCCTGGTGAGGCAAtggccatattgcagaaccaaTGTCGTCAGTGAGCCATACTGTGTGCACATAGCTGTGGTGAAGTTAGCCTGTGCCGATACCCATGTCAATAGTTACTATGGTCTTGCTGTGCTTTTCTGTGCAGTGGGTCTTGATGTAATTTTTATTGCCATCTCCTACATGCAGATAATCAGGGCAATCTTCAGGCTCTCCACAAAAGATGTCCGACTCAAGACATTTTTGACTTGCGGCTCCCACATCTGTTCCATTGTAATCTTTTACATCCCAAGTCTCTTCTCCTCCCTCATGTATCGTTTTGGACAGAATTTTCCCATGCATGTCCACGTTCTGATTGGCAGTTTGTACCTCCTGGTGCCCCCCATGCTCAATcccatcatctatggggtgagGACCAAACAGATTCGGGACAGGCTGCTCCATCTCTTTACTCATAAATAG